GCAGATTTTTTTTATCTGCCGAAACAAAAAATGCTAAAGCAGTAATTTTCTACTACTTTTAGCGACCAATGCAATCTCTTTTTATTTTTCTTTATTCCTGTTTACACAGGATAGACAAATTTTAAAGAACCCTTTTTGCTATGCATTAAGGAATCATTTTTAATACTATAAAAGAAGATTTATTATGTCATATTTATTTACCTCAGAAAGTGTTTCTGAAGGACACCCAGACAAGATTGCAGATCAAATTTCTGATGCTTTAATCGATAACTTTTTAGCATTTGATAAAACAAGTAAAGTTGCTTGTGAAACAATGGTAACAACAGGTCAAGTATTTTTAGCAGGAGAAGTAAAATCTAAAACATATTTAGATGTTCAAAAAATTGCTAGAGATGTAATTAACAAAATTGGTTACACAAAAGGAGCTTATATGTTTGACGGAAACTCTTGTGGAGTTTTATCTGCCATCCACGAGCAATCTCCAGATATTAACCAAGGTGTTGATAGAGCAAACCCAGAAGATCAAGGTGCAGGAGACCAAGGAATGATGTTTGGTTACGCAACTGATGAGACAGAAAACTACATGCCTTTAGCGTTAGAATTGTCTCATAGATTATTAATTGAGCTAGCTGAACTAAGAAGAGAAAACAAAGACATCCCTTACTTAAGACCAGATGCTAAAAGTCAGGTTACTATAGAATATTCTGACGATAACGTGCCACAGAGAATTGATGCTATTGTAATTTCTACACAACATGATGATTTTGACAAGTCTGATGATGTGATGTTAGCAAAAATTAAAAAAGACATTGTTGAAATTTTAATTCCTAGAGTGGTTGCTAAATTACCTGCTCATATTCAGAAATTATTTACAGATAACATTACTTACCACATTAACCCAACAGGTGTTTTTGTAATTGGTGGACCTCATGGAGATACTGGTTTAACAGGAAGAAAAATTATTGTAGATACGTATGGAGGAAAAGGTGCACATGGTGGTGGAGCTTTTTCTGGAAAAGATCCTTCTAAAGTAGATAGATCTGGAGCCTATGCAACAAGACACATTGCTAAAAACTTGGTTGCTGCCGGACTTTGTAAAGAAGTTTTAGTACAAGTTTCTTATGCAATTGGTGTTGCTAAACCAACAAGTATTAATGTTGAAACCTATGGTACTGCAACCGTAGATTTATCTGACGGAGCAATTAGTAAAATAGTAGAATCTATTTTTGATATGCGTCCTTACTTTATTGAAAAACGTTTAAAATTAAGATCACCTATTTATTCTGAAACTGCTGCTTATGGTCACATGGGTAGAACACCAGAAGTAAAAACAGTTACATTTACAAACCCAATGGGAGAAACTATTTCTGAGGAAGTAGAAACTTTTACTTGGGAAAAACTAGATTATGTTGACGCTATAAAAGAAGCTTTTAAATTATAGAAACTTCTGTATTAAAATAAAGAAAGCCTTTAGAATTCATTTTCTAAAGGCTTTTTTGTTATCAATAATCATTTAAAAAGAAAAACCGTTTTGTAAAAAATTACAAAACGGTTTTAAATAAATGTGGAATCCCCAATAAAATTTTAATTAGATACCTAATGCTTGACCACCACCAATTTGGATAGTTTCTGCAGTAATAAAAGCAGCATCTTTACTTGCTAAGAAAGCTACAACACCTGCAACATCTTCTGGTTGCCCTAATCTACCTAACATAATGCTATTAGCCCAAGAAGCAAACACTTCTGGTTTAGTAGCTTTAATTTGAGCATGGAAAGGAGTATCAATTGTACCCGGAGATACTGCGTTTACTCTAATACCATATTCTGCTAAATCTTTTGCCAAAGCTCTTGTTATTGCATGTACACCTGCTTTAGATGTTCCATAAATTCCAGCTCCTGGTCCACCTGCATTCCAAGCTGCGTTAGATGTATAGTTTATGATAGATGCATTTTCACTTTTCTTTAAAAATGGAATTGCTGCTCTAGATGCAAAAAATGCAGAATCAAGGTTTAAAGCCATAACAAATCTGTAAAATTCAGTAGTCATTTCTTCAAATCTAGATCTACCACCTAAACCACCAGCGTTGTTAACTAAAACATCAATTTTACCATATTTCTCACCAATCTTAGTAATGTTTGCTGTTACTTCTTCATCTTTAGTAACGTCAAAACCATAATACTCAGCAGTAATTCCTTCTGCAGTTAATTCCTTAACTCTTTCAGCTCCTGCTTCATCTTCAATACCGTTTAAAATTACAGTATAACCATCTTTTCCTAATCTTTTTGCAACTGCAAAACCTATTCCTCCTGTAGCTCCTGTAATTACAGCAACTTTATTTTCTATTTTACTCATGACTTTATATTATAATTATTGTTTTTATTAATTTTTATTCTTTATTCTTCTACTGATTTTATTTCTCGTGCGAAATAATAAATGGCTCCTAAACCTAATGGCACAAATGCAGCAATAGCAACAAATATTGGCGTGTAAGAAAATTTTTCTTGAATTATTGGCACTAAAAAGTTCATCAATATTACAGAAAACACACCAACCATACCTGCTAAACCAGCTAATGATCCTACAGATTTACCGCTAAATAAATCACTTGGTAATGTTTGTACGTTACCAATTGCAAACTGAAAACCAAATAATACAAAAAATACAATTGCAACAAAACGCTCTGGCGAATCACCAAATAACACTGTAGCAACTAAGCCTAAGAACATGATAACTCCACCAATTAATATTGTTAATTTTCGTCCTCTATCAATTGAATTTGTTTTTGATATAATTTGTCCTGAGACATATCCACCTGCAATACTACCTAGAGCAGCACCTACATAAGGCACCCAAGCAAACATACCCACTTCTTTTACATTAAAACCGTAAACATCTGCCAAGTAAAGAGGCATCCAACCTACAAATAACCACCAAATTGGTTCTAAAAAGAAACGCCCTACAACAATTGCCCAAGATTCTCTATGAGAAAGAATTTCTTTTAAGCTTTTACCTTTTGTATCTGCTGTTGCATTTTGATCTGCTTGACTTTGACCTTCTGAAATATATTTTTGTTCTTCTGGAGTAATCCAAGGGTGTTTTTTTGGTCCTGCTTTATTAATTAATAACCAAGGAATAATCCAAAGTAAACCAAAAGACCCCACTACCATAAAACTAGTTCTCCAACCAAAAGCAACATATAATGTAGCAATAAATGGCGGCGCAATTACCGAACCAATAGAAGCACCGGCATTAAATAATCCTTGTGCAATGGCACGTTCTTTAATAGGAAACCATTCTGCATTACTTTTAACTCCCCCTGGCCAGTTACCAGCTTCAGAAAGACCTAATGTACTTCTAAAGAATGTAAGCCCTACAATACCACGAACAGTAGAGTGAAGAAAAGAAGATAGCCCCCAAACACCAATACTAATTACATAACCAATTCTTGTTCCAACTTTATCAAATAGTTTACCAGAAAATAATTGTCCTAGTGCATAAAACACCATGAAAATATTTAAAATTAAACCATAATCACTTTTTGTAAGGTCTAATGAACCAGAGATTGAATTTGGCTGGTCATTACTTCCCCACATAATTGCTAATGCACTTCTATCAATATAATTGATTACAGTTGCTATAAAGATAAGTCCTATAATAAACCACCTTAATCCTTTTACTTTCATATTTATATACTTATTTATGTTAGACGTTATAACAATACATATAGAGCTCTTTAAAATGCTCTTTCATTTTTTGTTTTGCTAGTTGAGGATTCTTTTCTTTGATGGCATCAAAAATAGCTTGATGATCACTGATTCCTCTTTGTGCTAAGTCTGCATCACACACATGATGTTTCTTGAAATTTGTAATAATTTCTGGCGTAATAATTAGCATAAACGTATTCATTGTGCTATTACCACTTGCTTTTGCAATTGCTAAATGAAACAATAAATCTTCTTGTACAGCATCTTCTCCGTTTATTACTTTTGTTTTATATGCTTCAAGTGCTTCATTCAATTTAAGCAAATCGCCTTCAGTTCTTCTTAAAGCAGCTAATCTTGATGTTTTTAATTCTAATAATATTCTTGTTTCAACAAGAGATTTAAATTCTGGTTCATCTAACCTTATAATGTCTTCAATCATTCCGTTTAAGGCAGTAACACCTATATTGGCTACAAAAGTTCCACTTTGTGGTCTAGATTTTAACAAACCATAAAACTCTAATCTATGAATTGCCTCTCTTACATTACTTCTACTTACATTAAATTTTTCGGAAAGCATTCTTTCAGAGGGTAACTTGTCTCCCGGTTCTAAATTTTTATAATTAATTAAATCCCGGATACCAATAATAATTTCCTTTTGAACCTTTTGATTTTCATTTTTTGTAAGCACTTCTAACTTCATATTCTAGATTTTTAATAATAGAACTGGTTAACCAGTTTGACGGCGTAAATATATAAAAAACAAATCTCTTTTGTTGAACTTAATGACATACATAAATTGTATTTTAATTTTGCTGGTAAAAAATACCAGCAAAATTAAATACTTTGTTAACTACTCTAGTAACCAGTGTTTTGCGTAATTACTCCACGTGTTGCTAAAATTTCAGAAACAGGAATCGGAAACAATAAATAATTAGGATCTGTAAAACCTAATACAGACTGTGCTGTACCTGTTCTAACTAAATCAAACCATCTATGACCTTCAAAAGCCAATTCTAATCTTCTTTCATTTGCAATTGCTGTTCTAACTGCTTCTTTAGTTATTGCTGTAGAATTTGTTAAACCTGCTCTTTTTCTAATTTTATTTAATTGATTTAATGCTGCTGTTATTGCCACAGGAGTACTTCCATTTTCATTTAAAGCTTCTGCATACAATAAAATAACATCTGCTAATCTTATTTCAATCCAATCATGTTCTGGTCCTAAATCTCCCTCTTTTGGAAACTTTATCGCTGTTTTTCCATCTGCACTAAGAGTTACTTCTCTTCTTAAATCTGTATTACCACTAGCATCACTGGCATCAAAAGCTGCAATTAAATCTGGATCTACTGGATAATCTGATTTTGGATCATCACCAACAAACCAGTTCCAAAAGTTAGAAGCAGGAGAATACTCATCTTCTATAGAGCTAGATACTTGTGTAGAAAATATAATTTCTGAATTACCAATTTCATTTGCTGCTCCAAAAATATCTTTAAAGTTTTCTTTTAAGCTAATACCAGCACTTTCTGCACCATTTACAACAGCTGCAAGATGTGGCTCTGCACTAACATAATTTCCCATAGTAGCATATACTTTACCTAATAAAGCTTGCGCTGCAAATTTAGATGCTCTACCTTCTACTATTGTTGCATCTAATGCCATTGCATCTGTTAAATCTGGAATAATTACATTATTATAAATATCTATAGCAGGCTGTCTTACTAAGATAGAAGTATCTGTTGTACTTGGAGTTGCAGATAAATTTACAGTAACTGCTCCAAAAACTTTTACCAACTTAAAGTATGCTAAGGCTCTTAAAAATTTTGCTTCTCTTACTTCTGTTGCGTTAGTAGAGTTTTCAATTACATTATTAGCACTTAATATCGTTTTATATGAAGCTGCGTAAAAAGGTCTAAAGAATTGATCTTCCATAGTCGTTAAATTAGGACCATAAGTATCAAACTCTGTGTATGGAGCTTCGAACATAAATGCATTGTCTGCTCTAAAATCTCCCATAATTGCTAACGGAGTAACAGTACCTAATTGATAGAAATATGCTGCATTTAAAACCCCATCATAATCTGTTAATGAATCTGCACCGGCTAAATTTGGTGGTGTTTGATCTAAATCTGTCGAACATGCTGTTATAAAAAGCATTGACAAAATTAATATATATATTTTTTTCATTTTTTTTTAATTAAAAGTTAACATTTAAACCTATAGTAAAACTTCTTACAATTGGACTTGCACCTACTTGAGCACCAGATGTTGTTGGCCCTAAATAATCACTTCCTGCAGTTTGTATACCTTCTGGGTTATAAGAAGTATAATTGTCTGCCATAAAGTAAAGTAAGTTTGTAGCTGCACCATATAATCTTACAGAGCTTAAACCTATTTTACTAGTAATTTCATCTTTAATTGTATAACCAATAGTTAAGTTTCTTAATGCAATATAAGATGCATCTTGTATCGCTGCGTCTGTTTGATTTCTATTTGCTTCATAATGCATTCCATTATGATCTGCAATTCCATCATTGTTAGCATCAAAGCTATCTACTAATCTTCCTCCCCATTGAGAACCATAATAAAGTGGGTCTACATTATAAACTTCTGCACCATGAGATCCTTGAAATTGTAAGGACATATCCCAATCTTTATAGCTTAAATTATGCGTCATACCCCAATAAAAATCTGGTGTATTTTGTCCTATTTTAACTAAATCACCTCCATCTTCAACAGACCTTGTTCTATCAATTACACCATCATTATTCTGATCTACAACATAAGATTCTCCTGACTGATTGTTAGGGCTTCTTGTTCCATCTTCTAAATATAGCATTTCAACTTCTCCTGTAGTTTCTAATCCCCACATTTCACCAATTTCTCCACCTACATAATTTCTAAAAACAGCACCTCTACCACTTTGCCCGTAAACTTGTTGAGGTAATTCATCTAAACCACCTAAGTCTGTAATTTCTGTACTAACAGTAGATAAGTTAGCTCCCATACTCCATGAAAAATTATCATTGCTTAATATTTTTGCTGATAATTCAAATTCAACTCCAGAACTTCTTACATCTCCAGAATTAAGTACTACAGATGAAGTACCTAATACTTCAGAAACACTTTGGTTTATTAAGATATCTTTAATATCAGATGTATAATAATCTACACCAAACGTAAAACGATTGTTTAAAAATCCAAAATCAACACCAAAATTTGTTTCTGTATTTGTTTGCCAAGTTAAATCTGCATTAGCAACATTTTCTGGGATTAAAAATCCTGTACCATATATTGTTGCTGATGGGTCTAAAAGACTTAATGCATCATAAGAACCTAAGAAAGACGTTGTTCCTAAAGAACCTGTACTAAATCTTAATTTTAATTTACTTAATGTTTCGCTATCTTGTAAAAAAGATTCTTTATGTACATTCCAACCTAAAGATACAGCAGGAAAAACAGCATATTGCTTATTAGCTCCAAAACGAGAATCCCCATCTCTTCTAACAGATACAGAAGCTAAATATTTATCATCATAAGCATAAGTAACTCTACCAAAAACACTCTCTCTAGCTCTAGTTTCATCTCTTTCTGTTACCGTGATATCTGCTGGATTAAAAAGATTGTAATTAAGAATAGCATTGTCTGGTACATTAGCACCATCTAAACGAGTACCTTTAAATTTTGTTGTTTGAAACTCGATACCTGCAACGGCAGAAATATCATGCTTTCCAATTTCTTTTACATAACTTAAAGTAGTTTCACTTAAAACAGATGTTACCTTTAAATCTACTTGATCTCTGAAAGTTTGTGCAGATCTTGCTCTAGAATCAAACCCAATTAATCTGTGATCATAAGTTTGCGTATCTTTATAATCGCCACCTAATACTGTTTTAACTTTTAAACCTTCTATAATTTGATATTCTAAATAAGAACTTACGTTACCAAAAAATGTTTTTTCCCAACTTTCTGTATTGTCTAACTTTGCTGCAGGTCCTGCATCACCAGACCCTCCAATACCGTTATTTGATCTTCCATAATGCCAATCTTGAGCTGCCATACCTGGCTCTAAAGCATAAATACTATTTGCTTCATAACCAGAACCTCTATAACCTTTATCAAAACCATCAAGACCTAAAGCTTGTGCTTTCGTATCTAAATCTTGTACAAATGCAATAGATTCTGCAGTATGATAGATAGGATATACAGGTGTAGCTCTTAATAAATCTCTCATATCATGACCTAAAATATCTCTTTTAGAGGTAAAACCGTTAAAACTTATTCCTGCTTTAAATTTATCTCCTAATTTAGCATCTACATTTAAACGTGCATTTAATCTCTCGAAACCTTGAGTAATTACAACCCCTTCTGCATCTTGATACCCAATTGAAGCAAAAACACTAATGTCTTCAGAACCTCCACTTACACTAAAATCGTGACTGTTTGTAGATCCGTTTTGAAAAAGCCAATCTTCTGGACTTATAGCTCCTGGTGAATTTTCGTAAGCACTTAATCTATACTCTACAAATTCTGGATCAATTTGAGATAAATCCCATTTACCTGCAGCAATTTGTTCTCTAGAAAATGCAGCCCATTCTGGACCTGATTTAAGTATATTATCTCTATACTTACTAGATATACTTGTGTAAGCATTATAGCTAAATTTAGCTTTACCAGATTTTCCTTTTTTAGTTGTAATTAAAACCACACCATTTGCACCTCTAGAACCATAAATTGCAGCTGAAGCCGCATCTTTTAAGATTTCTAAACTTTTAATATCGTTTGAATTAACAGATTCTAAACCTCCTGAAATAGGAAATCCATCTACAACGATTAATGGGTTAGAGTTACCAGAAATAGATGAAGATGCTCTAATTTTAATTTTTGGAGCAGCTCCTGGAGAACCATCTTGGTTTTGAATTAACACACCTGCTAATTTACCCGCTAATGCATCATCTACACGAGCAGCCTGTACAGCAGCAACATCTTCTCCTCCTATTTTAGAAACAGAACCTGTTAAATGGCTTTTTTTACTAGTACCGTAACCAACTACTACGATTTCGTCTAACAAACTAGCATCTTCAGTTAAGACAATGTTAATAGTTTTTTGACCTGTAAAAGTTACTTTTTTAGAAGTAAACCCTAAATAAGAAAACTCTAATTCCTGACCCGATTTTACTTTTAATTGGTAATTACCATCAAAATCGGTACTTGTTCCTGTTGTTGTCCCTAAAATAATAATGTTGGCACCTAAAATCGGCTCACCATCTGTCTTGGACGTAACACTTCCTTTTACCATAATGCTTTCTTGCGCATAATTAATTGCACTTAAGAAAAGCATTGCAATAAATACTAACTTAATTTTTAAGTTCATAGTTAATTGTTTTGAATTGTTTTGAATTAATACATTAATCTTTAATTATAATGAGATCTAATAGAACATCTTAAATATAAATACTGCTACACTTACTACTTAATGTTTTATTGTTCTACAGAATCTCAAAACAAAATTTCTGGTTAACCAAATTGGTTGACCAAATTGGTTGACCAAATATATGCTTTTTTTTGAAATAAAAAAACTATTTGTTAAT
The nucleotide sequence above comes from Polaribacter butkevichii. Encoded proteins:
- a CDS encoding SusC/RagA family TonB-linked outer membrane protein, whose translation is MNLKIKLVFIAMLFLSAINYAQESIMVKGSVTSKTDGEPILGANIIILGTTTGTSTDFDGNYQLKVKSGQELEFSYLGFTSKKVTFTGQKTINIVLTEDASLLDEIVVVGYGTSKKSHLTGSVSKIGGEDVAAVQAARVDDALAGKLAGVLIQNQDGSPGAAPKIKIRASSSISGNSNPLIVVDGFPISGGLESVNSNDIKSLEILKDAASAAIYGSRGANGVVLITTKKGKSGKAKFSYNAYTSISSKYRDNILKSGPEWAAFSREQIAAGKWDLSQIDPEFVEYRLSAYENSPGAISPEDWLFQNGSTNSHDFSVSGGSEDISVFASIGYQDAEGVVITQGFERLNARLNVDAKLGDKFKAGISFNGFTSKRDILGHDMRDLLRATPVYPIYHTAESIAFVQDLDTKAQALGLDGFDKGYRGSGYEANSIYALEPGMAAQDWHYGRSNNGIGGSGDAGPAAKLDNTESWEKTFFGNVSSYLEYQIIEGLKVKTVLGGDYKDTQTYDHRLIGFDSRARSAQTFRDQVDLKVTSVLSETTLSYVKEIGKHDISAVAGIEFQTTKFKGTRLDGANVPDNAILNYNLFNPADITVTERDETRARESVFGRVTYAYDDKYLASVSVRRDGDSRFGANKQYAVFPAVSLGWNVHKESFLQDSETLSKLKLRFSTGSLGTTSFLGSYDALSLLDPSATIYGTGFLIPENVANADLTWQTNTETNFGVDFGFLNNRFTFGVDYYTSDIKDILINQSVSEVLGTSSVVLNSGDVRSSGVEFELSAKILSNDNFSWSMGANLSTVSTEITDLGGLDELPQQVYGQSGRGAVFRNYVGGEIGEMWGLETTGEVEMLYLEDGTRSPNNQSGESYVVDQNNDGVIDRTRSVEDGGDLVKIGQNTPDFYWGMTHNLSYKDWDMSLQFQGSHGAEVYNVDPLYYGSQWGGRLVDSFDANNDGIADHNGMHYEANRNQTDAAIQDASYIALRNLTIGYTIKDEITSKIGLSSVRLYGAATNLLYFMADNYTSYNPEGIQTAGSDYLGPTTSGAQVGASPIVRSFTIGLNVNF
- a CDS encoding MFS transporter: MKVKGLRWFIIGLIFIATVINYIDRSALAIMWGSNDQPNSISGSLDLTKSDYGLILNIFMVFYALGQLFSGKLFDKVGTRIGYVISIGVWGLSSFLHSTVRGIVGLTFFRSTLGLSEAGNWPGGVKSNAEWFPIKERAIAQGLFNAGASIGSVIAPPFIATLYVAFGWRTSFMVVGSFGLLWIIPWLLINKAGPKKHPWITPEEQKYISEGQSQADQNATADTKGKSLKEILSHRESWAIVVGRFFLEPIWWLFVGWMPLYLADVYGFNVKEVGMFAWVPYVGAALGSIAGGYVSGQIISKTNSIDRGRKLTILIGGVIMFLGLVATVLFGDSPERFVAIVFFVLFGFQFAIGNVQTLPSDLFSGKSVGSLAGLAGMVGVFSVILMNFLVPIIQEKFSYTPIFVAIAAFVPLGLGAIYYFAREIKSVEE
- the metK gene encoding methionine adenosyltransferase; protein product: MSYLFTSESVSEGHPDKIADQISDALIDNFLAFDKTSKVACETMVTTGQVFLAGEVKSKTYLDVQKIARDVINKIGYTKGAYMFDGNSCGVLSAIHEQSPDINQGVDRANPEDQGAGDQGMMFGYATDETENYMPLALELSHRLLIELAELRRENKDIPYLRPDAKSQVTIEYSDDNVPQRIDAIVISTQHDDFDKSDDVMLAKIKKDIVEILIPRVVAKLPAHIQKLFTDNITYHINPTGVFVIGGPHGDTGLTGRKIIVDTYGGKGAHGGGAFSGKDPSKVDRSGAYATRHIAKNLVAAGLCKEVLVQVSYAIGVAKPTSINVETYGTATVDLSDGAISKIVESIFDMRPYFIEKRLKLRSPIYSETAAYGHMGRTPEVKTVTFTNPMGETISEEVETFTWEKLDYVDAIKEAFKL
- a CDS encoding FadR/GntR family transcriptional regulator, which translates into the protein MKLEVLTKNENQKVQKEIIIGIRDLINYKNLEPGDKLPSERMLSEKFNVSRSNVREAIHRLEFYGLLKSRPQSGTFVANIGVTALNGMIEDIIRLDEPEFKSLVETRILLELKTSRLAALRRTEGDLLKLNEALEAYKTKVINGEDAVQEDLLFHLAIAKASGNSTMNTFMLIITPEIITNFKKHHVCDADLAQRGISDHQAIFDAIKEKNPQLAKQKMKEHFKELYMYCYNV
- a CDS encoding SDR family NAD(P)-dependent oxidoreductase yields the protein MSKIENKVAVITGATGGIGFAVAKRLGKDGYTVILNGIEDEAGAERVKELTAEGITAEYYGFDVTKDEEVTANITKIGEKYGKIDVLVNNAGGLGGRSRFEEMTTEFYRFVMALNLDSAFFASRAAIPFLKKSENASIINYTSNAAWNAGGPGAGIYGTSKAGVHAITRALAKDLAEYGIRVNAVSPGTIDTPFHAQIKATKPEVFASWANSIMLGRLGQPEDVAGVVAFLASKDAAFITAETIQIGGGQALGI
- a CDS encoding RagB/SusD family nutrient uptake outer membrane protein, which translates into the protein MKKIYILILSMLFITACSTDLDQTPPNLAGADSLTDYDGVLNAAYFYQLGTVTPLAIMGDFRADNAFMFEAPYTEFDTYGPNLTTMEDQFFRPFYAASYKTILSANNVIENSTNATEVREAKFLRALAYFKLVKVFGAVTVNLSATPSTTDTSILVRQPAIDIYNNVIIPDLTDAMALDATIVEGRASKFAAQALLGKVYATMGNYVSAEPHLAAVVNGAESAGISLKENFKDIFGAANEIGNSEIIFSTQVSSSIEDEYSPASNFWNWFVGDDPKSDYPVDPDLIAAFDASDASGNTDLRREVTLSADGKTAIKFPKEGDLGPEHDWIEIRLADVILLYAEALNENGSTPVAITAALNQLNKIRKRAGLTNSTAITKEAVRTAIANERRLELAFEGHRWFDLVRTGTAQSVLGFTDPNYLLFPIPVSEILATRGVITQNTGY